The segment TAAAAGGAAGCAGTAGGAGTGGGATGGAGAgttgtgaatgaatgagcacaaagaaagtcttcctgattgaacttatgcCGAGCCTcattatgtcatccaaaattatataaaaaaatccaccatagtatagtatgtagttcaaaatcatgaaaaaaagtcatagtatagtatgtcgtccaaaatcatgaaaaaatgtcatagtatagtatctcattcaaaatcatgataacacgtcatagtatagtttgtcgtccaaaatcatcaaaaaacatcatagtatagtatgtcatccaaaattatgaaaaaacatcatagtatagtatgtcatccaaaatcatgaaaaaaagtcagtatagtatgttgtccaaaatcatgaaaaaaagtcagtatagtatgtcgtccaaaatcatcaaaaaacgtcatagtatagtatgtcgtccaaaaacatgaaaaaaagtcagtatagtatgtcgtccaaaatcatcaaaaaacgtcatagttttgtatgtcgtccaaaaacatgaaaaaacgttatagtatagtatgtcgtccaaaatcatcaaaaaacatcacgtatgtcattcaaaatcatgaaaacacgtcatagtgtagtttgtcgtccaaaatcatgaaaaaatgtcatagtatagtatgtcatccaaaattatgaaaaaacatcatagtatagtatgtcattcaaaatcatgaaaaaaagtcagtatagtatgtcgtccaaaatcatgaaaaaaagtcatagtatagtatgtcgtccaaaaacatgaaaaaaagtcagtatagtatgtcgtccaaaatcatcaaaaaacgtCAGTTttgtatgtcattcaaaatcatgaaaacacgtcatagtgtagtttgtcgtccaaaatcatgaaaaaaagtcatagtatagtatgtcttcaaaagtaatggaaaaacgtcatagtattgtatgtcgtccaaaatcaagaaaaatagtcacagtatagtatgtcattcaaaatcatgaaaaaagtcatagtatagtatgtcatccaaaatcatgaaaaaaaaggcatagtatagtctgtcgttcaaaatcattaaaaaaagtcatagtatagtatatcatccaaaatcatgaaaaaaagtcatagtatattattatgtcatccaaaatcatgaaaaaaattcatagtatagtatgtcattcaaaatcatgaaaaaaagtcatagtatagtctgttgttcaaaatcatgaaaaaaagtcatagtatagtcagttgttcaaaatcattaaaaaaattcatagtatagtatatcattcaaaatcatgaaaaaaagtcatagtatagtctgttgttcaaaatcatgaaaaaaaagtcatagtatactgtcttccaaaatcatgaaaaaacgttatagtatagtatagtatgtcaaaaatcatgagaaaaagtcatagtatagtcagttgttcaaaatcattaaaaaaagtcatagtatNaaatcatgaaaaaaagtcacagtatagtatgtcgttcaaaatgaagaaaaaaagtcatagtacagtatgtcgttcaaaatgaagaaaaaaagttgtccaaaatcatgacaaaacgtcatagtatagtatgtcatttaaaatcatgaaaaaacatagtatagcatgtcatccaaaatcatcacaaaacgttatagtatgtcgttcaaaatcatgaaaaaaagtcatagtatagtatgtcatctaaaatcaagaaaaaaagtcGTCCAAgatcatgacaaaatgtcatagtatagtatgtcgtccaaaatcatcagaaacgtcatagtatagtgtcattcaaaatcatgaaaaaacgtcatagtatagtttgacgtccaaaattctgaaaaaagtgacagtatagtatgtcgtccaaaatcatgaaaaaatgtcacagtatagtatgtcgtccaaaattatgaaataaagtcatagtatagtatgtcgtttaaaatcatgaaaaaagtcagtgtagtaTTTCTtctaaaattatgaaaaaaagtcatagtatagtatgtcgtccaaaatcatgaaaaaacatcatagtatagtttgtcgtccaaaattctgaaaaaagtcacagtatagtatgtcgtccaaaatcatgaaaaaatgtcacagtatagtatgtcgtccaaaattatgaaataaagtcattgtatagtatgtcgtttaaaatcatgaaaaaagtcagtgtagtaTTTCTtctaaaattctgaaaaaaagtcatagtatagtatgtcattcaaaatcatggaaaaaaacgtcatagtatagtatgtcgtccaaaatcatgaaaaaacatcatagtatagtttgtcgtccaaaattctgaaaaaagtcacagtatagNAGTATTTCTtctaaaattatgaaaaaaaagtcatagtatagtatgtcgtccaaaatcatgaaaaaagtcatagtatagcatgtcgtccaaaatcatgaaaaaatgtcacagtatagtatgtcgtccaaaatcatgaaaaaatgtcacagtatagtatgtcgtccaaaattatgaaataaagtcatagtatagtatgttgtttaaaatcatgaaaaaaagtcagtgtagtaTTTCTtctaaaattatgaaaaaaaagtcatagtatagtatgtcattcaaaatcatgaaaaaaatcatagtatagcatgtcgtccaaaattatgaaaaaaagtaatagtatagtacgtcgttcaaaatcatgaataaaagtAATGGTATAGTGtgtcttcaaaaatcattaaaaaatgtcatagtatttGATGTCTTTCCATGACAACATTCTGtaattacttttacttttgttacttaatatatatttttcatgatttcgtaCAACATgctatatactatgacgttttttcatgattttagatgacatactatactatgactgttttccATGATTTTAGATGACATAccatactttgacttttttctatgattttggatgaaatactatactatgatttctTTCCATGACGACATTCTGtaattacttttacttttgttacTTAATGTATATTTGTAAGTACGATTGTAAATGCAAGATTTTACACTGTACTGTTGATTTTTACCGTGCAATTttgctattttttaattttatttcctttttaattttacctttatttcCCCAGAAATTTCCACTAATAtaaaaaatctcttttacaagtaAGAGATCTGTGTACTTCTTGCAGGACTTACTTTCAGGACATTGAATTTAAACCACATACTACTTCTAGTCTGatatgtcagtgtcagtgtcagtctTAGTACAGTACATTCTTAGTTTAGGTCTAATGTCCAGTGATGATCCCTGTGCTTTTTAGGGACGTCTGGCAAATGAACCTCTTAAGGAAAAACACTAAATACTATTGTTTTAGGTATGAAACTTCCACTGAAATATACTGAATGTCAGCAAAATACAAAGTCCTTTAGGGGAAAATCCACAACCTGTAAAACTCTCAGCATTTGATccctgacatgttctccctgcaTTTCTTGGCCTGTTGGGGGCGCTGACAGCACTGCATGTAAAGGTCACTTCTGGAATGTGAGGAGGGCAGGTGGAGTATGTGCGTATTGTGTAACAACACTGCTGTGACGAGTACACAGAGGTAGGAGGGGCCATCATGATATCACTCACAGGGGGGGTATAAGTAGATGTCCTGGCAGGAACGTGAACACAAAGCACCTGTTGCTGCTCTCCAGCCTCAACTCACACATCTGTAAAGACTCGGCTGCACCTCTTGAAGTGTGTCAactgactgctgctgcttttacaCATCAGGACATCAGGCGCTACATGATGATGGCTTCCTTCATGTGCAAGACActggctttttttgtcatctgCATGGCTCTGCAAGAGGGTGAGTAAGAATATTTGGGTTTCTTggaattttattatttaatttaaatacttGTGCAGATTTTTGTGGGCGAGAGcttgtaaaaatgtattaatttgatTTCATAATATATTCCTTTTGGCTCTGCATGTAATGAATCATGAGTTTCTTCTTGGCTGGTttcataggtgtagattttaaacatttagaaCATGTACATTTGTCTCCCctgataaaaacattaaagtagcagaggacttttattttggcagAATTGATGACAATTACATCAtcaattgatgcagaaaagggacaatttgcagtaaaaaaaattcaccacAGTGCAAGAAATtctttgatgctcaaaatttactggtggaggacccccaaaccccctgtttgatgtgtgttcTCCCTGCCAATGTTGACAATCTGGCTGGTTTAGATAAAGGTTTTTGGATAAGGGATAAAGGTTTACCAAAATAAGCAATGATACAATATAGTAAAACAGCACAAATTCGTTGAGGAAAAGAGGAAGATGCTGGTATGAAGCCAGCAGCAGCCTTTGACTTTCTGCCAGTCACCACAGAAAGAACAATACAAGAGCTGGGTTCACCCTTCCAGAGAATATTTCCCTTTGATAAGTCACCCAACTTAATTGAAAAGTAATCACATTGATATCACAGCATTATTGATACAAGCACTTACAGCATGACTGTTTGACTTGGATTGAGTCCCTAGATGTATAATATAATGAATATTGTCCGACATTAATCACAATCTTATTTTTCTAACCGCACAAGTAGGTGTTAACCCGCCAACTAGATCTCTATGTGTTTACATGTGATAGTCATGAACTGCACAGTCATACTGCAAAGCATTAGTTGGCGCTTTTTAATCTCGGGATCCTTTGTGTTTTTCTAGGTTGTGGACTCCCCTTATCAGAGCAGGCTAAGCTGCCAGCTCAGGCTCCACATCCACACAGAGTCAGGACCAAACGCTGCTCCTGTAACAACTGGGATGATAAAGAGTGCATCTACTTCTGCCACCTGGATATTATCTGGGTCAACACACCAAGGTGAGGCTGCAGAGCACTTTGGACACACTTAGAGAACTGCATTTGCTATTAGACCGAGACTGAGTAAAACCTAACTCCTAACCACCTGATCCTAACTAACTCCATTATGACTGTCCTAAAATGTTTCGTTTTTCATTTACAGTAAACTCCTTCCTTACGGCCTTGGAAGTCCCCTGTCTCGCCGCCGCCGTTCCGCTGAACGGTGTGAATGCCTCAACCCAGCCGATAAAACCTGCTCCGGCTTCTGCCACAAAAGGTGAGTGCCCCTaccttcctccttccttctaCCTTGATCTACAGCAAAGCAAGGCTGTCCCATCACGTACCCTACTTTGCCAGATAGTATCAAAGaattttttgtgtcttcttccACTGTCAGCCATGTGTGACGAGCCTCAACAGTCGGGTGATGCAGAGTCAGGGAGGAGGCGAAATGATTCAGTGTGCGATAATGTTACAACAGTATAGGGGTAGTAGTCAAAGCACAAAGAATGGCCCGCATTTCCCTGTTGGCCTTAAGAGAAATCACAACGGTTTATTGGCAGTGCAGCTATTTTTGGAAAGTTTAGATTTCTGCTTTTGCTCGAGGGAACTTTTGTTGCGTCTTTGACTTATTGCGGTCATGAAAACACCTGTATGGATTAGTCACCATCTCTAGATGTT is part of the Epinephelus moara isolate mb chromosome 22, YSFRI_EMoa_1.0, whole genome shotgun sequence genome and harbors:
- the edn2 gene encoding endothelin-2; the protein is MMMASFMCKTLAFFVICMALQEGCGLPLSEQAKLPAQAPHPHRVRTKRCSCNNWDDKECIYFCHLDIIWVNTPSKLLPYGLGSPLSRRRRSAERCECLNPADKTCSGFCHKSSEIPSSTTVGPSVESASTNSNKLLASLRSVVKSNTAIAQEILSTHEKLSGVNRLRSLTRR